From the genome of Deinococcus sp. JMULE3, one region includes:
- a CDS encoding exonuclease SbcCD subunit D — MRVLHTADFHAGRSLRGFDRTPEVHDALTEIAALARTERADVVLVSGDLFDTANPSAEAEHAVFDFFLRLRDQGVPSVVIAGNHDSAARLASVTGLLGWVGVQVVAQPTANPADMIRTIETRGGERLVVGALPYLSERRLVKAADLLGGDTGAWRQRYREGMGFFLRRLGEGFTGSSVNMLMAHATMDGAVPSGSERTMQFDLTNSYTLSGLQLPPGAQYVALGHVHKPQQVSDAPPAYYPGSVIQLDFGEAGEKKQVNLIEVEAGRPARVHALPLASGRELRTLRVDLEHVESRLTQLQGFGGLLKIVVRAPAGTALPGLKDRVLNLAPNTLAVDLDAVQEDLALPELKREGLSLMELYERYHREKRGDLPDDLRAAFQEADELARTEEHA, encoded by the coding sequence ATGCGCGTACTTCACACCGCTGATTTTCACGCGGGACGTTCCCTGCGCGGCTTCGACCGCACGCCCGAGGTACACGACGCCCTGACCGAGATCGCCGCGCTGGCCCGCACCGAACGGGCCGACGTGGTGCTGGTGAGTGGCGACCTCTTCGACACCGCCAACCCCAGCGCGGAAGCCGAGCACGCCGTGTTCGACTTCTTCCTGCGCCTGCGCGACCAGGGCGTCCCCAGTGTCGTGATCGCCGGGAACCACGACAGCGCCGCCCGGCTCGCGTCCGTGACCGGGCTGCTGGGCTGGGTGGGCGTGCAGGTCGTCGCGCAGCCCACCGCGAACCCGGCCGACATGATCCGCACCATCGAAACGCGCGGCGGCGAGCGGCTGGTCGTGGGCGCGCTGCCGTACCTGTCCGAACGGCGACTCGTGAAGGCCGCCGACCTGCTGGGCGGCGACACGGGCGCGTGGCGGCAGCGGTACCGCGAGGGCATGGGCTTCTTCCTGCGCCGCCTCGGCGAGGGCTTCACGGGCAGCAGCGTGAACATGCTCATGGCCCACGCGACCATGGACGGCGCGGTGCCCAGCGGCAGCGAGCGCACCATGCAGTTCGACCTGACGAACAGCTACACCCTCTCCGGGCTGCAACTCCCGCCCGGCGCGCAGTACGTGGCGCTCGGGCACGTGCACAAGCCGCAGCAGGTGTCCGATGCGCCCCCCGCGTACTACCCCGGCAGCGTCATCCAGCTCGACTTCGGCGAGGCGGGCGAGAAGAAACAGGTGAACCTGATCGAGGTGGAAGCCGGACGGCCCGCCCGCGTCCACGCCCTGCCGCTCGCCAGCGGCCGCGAACTCCGCACCCTGCGCGTGGACCTCGAGCACGTCGAGAGCCGCCTCACGCAGCTCCAGGGCTTCGGCGGGCTGCTGAAGATCGTCGTGCGCGCCCCCGCCGGGACCGCCCTGCCGGGCCTGAAGGACCGCGTGCTGAACCTCGCGCCGAACACCCTCGCGGTGGACCTCGACGCCGTGCAGGAGGACCTCGCCCTGCCTGAACTGAAACGGGAGGGCCTGAGCCTCATGGAACTCTACGAACGCTACCACCGCGAGAAACGCGGCGACCTCCCCGACGACCTCCGCGCCGCGTTCCAGGAAGCCGACGAACTCGCCCGCACCGAGGAACACGCATGA
- a CDS encoding ATP-dependent RecD-like DNA helicase — translation MSAAPTEAFRVTGGVNKVRFRADSGFTVMTARIRNPEGEDPDATVIGVMPPLEAGDTFSADVLMEEHREYGYQYRVLNLVLEAQPADLSEAGIAAYLEARVGGVGKVLAGRIAGTFGAATFDILESDPDRLLQVPGVTASTLHKMTSSWSQQGLERRLLAGLQGLGLSITQAQRAVKHFGEAALERLTADLFTLTEVEGIGFLTADKLWQAQGGALDDPRRLTAAAVYALQQAAQQGGHSYLPRARAEKGVVHYTRVTPAQARLAVETAVELGRLSDDTPPLLDTQDALHDPSRIYLPPTLRAEKKLASLIRTLIATPPAGDEWTVPKGAAKGLSAEQAGVLDLLGEHRLVVLTGGPGTGKSTTTRAVADLAERLGLEVGLCAPTGKAARRLGEVTGRTASTIHRLLGYGPAGFRHNHLEPAPYDLLIVDEVSMCGDGLMLSLLAAVAPGARVLLVGDTDQLPPVDAGLPLHALTQTAPTVRLTQVYRQAAENPIIRAAHGLLNGQAPQWGDPRLNLTETEPDVGARRVALLVRDMGGPTQVQVLTPMRKGPLGVEMLNHHLQSLFNPGEGGVRIGDSHARPGDIVVQTKNDYTNEVFNGTVGTVLKADGSRLTVDFDGNIVELAGAELFNLQLGYALTVHRAQGSEWGTVLGVLHEAHMPMLSRNLVYTALTRARDRFYAVGSATAWQRAASRQREERCTALLERIRGR, via the coding sequence ATGTCAGCTGCCCCAACCGAGGCGTTCCGCGTGACCGGCGGCGTGAATAAAGTGCGGTTCCGTGCCGATTCGGGCTTCACGGTCATGACTGCCCGCATCCGCAACCCCGAGGGCGAGGACCCCGACGCCACCGTGATCGGCGTCATGCCGCCCCTGGAGGCCGGGGACACCTTCAGCGCCGACGTGCTCATGGAGGAACACCGCGAGTACGGGTACCAGTACCGCGTGCTGAACCTCGTGCTGGAGGCCCAGCCTGCCGACCTGTCCGAGGCAGGCATCGCCGCGTACCTGGAAGCGCGGGTGGGAGGCGTGGGCAAGGTCCTGGCCGGGCGGATCGCGGGGACCTTCGGCGCGGCGACCTTCGACATCCTGGAGAGCGACCCGGACCGCCTGCTGCAGGTGCCGGGCGTGACGGCCAGCACGCTGCACAAGATGACGTCCAGCTGGTCGCAGCAGGGCCTCGAACGCCGCCTGCTCGCGGGGTTGCAGGGCCTGGGCCTGAGCATCACGCAGGCGCAGCGGGCCGTGAAGCACTTCGGCGAGGCCGCGCTGGAACGCCTGACCGCCGACCTGTTCACCCTGACCGAGGTCGAGGGGATCGGCTTCCTGACTGCCGACAAGCTGTGGCAGGCGCAGGGCGGCGCGCTGGACGACCCGCGCCGCCTGACCGCCGCCGCCGTGTACGCGTTGCAGCAGGCGGCGCAGCAGGGCGGGCACTCGTACCTGCCGCGCGCCCGCGCGGAGAAGGGCGTCGTGCACTACACCCGCGTGACGCCCGCCCAGGCCCGGCTGGCGGTCGAGACGGCCGTGGAACTGGGCCGCCTGAGCGACGACACGCCTCCACTGCTGGACACGCAGGACGCACTGCACGACCCCAGCCGCATCTACCTGCCGCCCACCCTGCGCGCCGAGAAGAAACTCGCCAGCCTGATCCGCACGCTGATCGCCACGCCCCCCGCCGGGGACGAGTGGACCGTGCCCAAAGGCGCGGCGAAGGGCCTGTCCGCCGAGCAGGCGGGCGTGCTGGACCTGCTTGGGGAGCACCGGCTGGTCGTCCTGACCGGCGGCCCCGGCACCGGCAAGAGCACCACCACCCGCGCCGTCGCGGACCTCGCCGAGCGGCTGGGCCTGGAGGTCGGCCTGTGCGCCCCCACCGGCAAGGCCGCCCGCCGTCTGGGCGAGGTGACGGGCCGCACGGCGAGCACCATTCACCGCCTGCTGGGGTACGGCCCGGCGGGCTTCCGGCACAACCACCTCGAACCCGCCCCGTACGACCTGCTGATCGTGGACGAGGTCAGCATGTGCGGCGACGGCCTGATGCTGTCGCTGCTCGCGGCGGTCGCGCCCGGCGCGCGGGTGCTGCTGGTCGGCGACACAGACCAGTTGCCCCCGGTGGACGCCGGGCTGCCCCTGCACGCCCTGACCCAGACCGCGCCCACCGTGCGCCTGACGCAGGTGTACCGGCAGGCGGCCGAGAACCCCATCATCCGCGCGGCGCACGGCCTGCTGAACGGGCAGGCGCCGCAGTGGGGCGACCCCCGCCTGAACCTCACGGAAACCGAGCCCGACGTCGGCGCGCGGCGCGTGGCGCTGCTCGTGCGGGACATGGGCGGCCCCACGCAGGTGCAGGTCCTGACGCCCATGCGCAAGGGCCCGCTGGGCGTCGAGATGCTCAACCACCACCTCCAGAGCCTCTTCAACCCCGGTGAGGGCGGCGTCCGCATCGGGGACTCGCACGCGCGGCCCGGCGACATCGTCGTGCAGACCAAGAATGACTACACCAACGAGGTGTTCAACGGCACGGTCGGCACCGTCCTGAAGGCCGACGGATCGCGCCTGACCGTGGATTTCGACGGGAACATCGTCGAACTGGCCGGGGCGGAACTGTTCAACCTGCAACTCGGGTACGCGCTGACCGTGCACCGCGCGCAGGGCAGCGAGTGGGGCACCGTGCTGGGCGTCCTGCATGAGGCGCACATGCCGATGCTGAGCCGCAACCTCGTGTACACCGCCCTGACCCGCGCCCGCGACCGCTTCTACGCCGTGGGGTCCGCGACCGCGTGGCAGCGCGCCGCGTCCCGCCAGCGTGAGGAACGCTGCACCGCGCTGCTGGAACGCATCCGGGGCCGCTGA
- a CDS encoding AAA family ATPase, with the protein MRPIKLDIQGFTAFRQFTSLDFGDLELFALVGPTGSGKSSLLDAMTFALYGQTARLGASGLDALISQGERGLSAALTFEVGGVTYRASRTKGRRQAENEVRFERLDDDGRWTNLSDGGMKVINERIRRVLGLDFRNFARSVMLPQGEFSRVLHGTGKERQALLGELTGLDHVAAMQRVASDRAKELKHEAGSLNAVLEGEYAGVTPEALAGLRVERERTDADAERLTDERERLTGQQLRLREQERVWKAREDTARRLTSLEGRAQGVQEGAARAARARRVAGVLPLLDAAERARIAAAREAGELRGAQAAAGAAEQAAQGAAATLEAAQAAEARIPDLEARAEALRDAENDVARLRRAGGKPDATHAQPLPWDEDAFLAAREGAQRAEKARQERVLVQTERVSLKAALDRFASEERTQAQETAEQERVKREGTDAKAALEAAQAALDAARLEAGLASYRAHLHVGDDCPLCGQTVTVLPDAPRADLGAQQAQVEALTRTLDERRTRFTDLRAALKARQAWLDEKRAEYRNWDEQLTARETDLRAAEGLVTGDPQSDMARLLAGLAARVRAAGPDPARARQAALAEITALRTRVQDAQATLARAQGDLAAAGATLRGVQANAERRAQEAQDAHASLDAALRDLNLDAGQARAAALPENDIAALETAARTHEADVAQLRSALADLDRQLGTAPFDPAHLAQVTRDLTATDAALTAAREQAGRLAEQERQLRERLERKADIHARAQAASRALDTWQTLTNSLKANEFQQFLLAEIEAQLLTRAGILLHEISDGRYRLALQDGEYVVQDLWNAGEVRGVKTLSGGETFLASLSLAIALSDYLAGNRVLGALFLDEGFGTLDPQALEAVANALENLRTQGRMVGVVTHVESLSERLPSRLLVTKSVAGSSVQRFDL; encoded by the coding sequence ATGAGGCCCATCAAACTGGACATTCAGGGCTTCACGGCGTTCCGGCAGTTCACGAGTCTGGATTTCGGGGATCTGGAGTTGTTCGCGCTGGTGGGCCCGACCGGGAGTGGCAAGAGCAGCCTGCTGGACGCGATGACGTTCGCGCTGTACGGGCAGACGGCGCGGCTGGGCGCGTCGGGGCTGGACGCGCTGATCTCGCAGGGCGAGCGTGGCCTGTCGGCGGCGCTGACGTTCGAGGTGGGCGGCGTGACGTACCGCGCGTCGCGCACGAAGGGGAGGCGGCAGGCGGAGAACGAGGTGCGCTTCGAGCGGCTGGATGACGATGGCCGCTGGACGAACCTGTCCGACGGTGGGATGAAGGTCATCAACGAGCGGATCCGGCGGGTGCTGGGGCTGGACTTCCGGAATTTCGCGCGCAGCGTGATGCTCCCGCAGGGGGAGTTCTCACGGGTGCTGCACGGCACCGGGAAGGAACGGCAGGCGCTGCTGGGCGAGCTGACGGGGCTGGATCACGTGGCGGCCATGCAGCGCGTCGCGTCCGACCGGGCGAAGGAACTCAAGCACGAGGCCGGGAGCCTGAACGCCGTGCTGGAGGGCGAGTACGCGGGCGTGACGCCCGAGGCGCTGGCGGGCCTGCGGGTGGAACGGGAGCGGACGGACGCGGACGCCGAACGCCTGACCGACGAGCGTGAACGCCTGACCGGGCAGCAGTTGCGCCTGCGGGAGCAGGAGCGGGTCTGGAAGGCGCGTGAGGACACCGCGCGGCGGCTGACGTCGCTGGAGGGCCGCGCGCAGGGCGTGCAGGAGGGCGCGGCGCGGGCGGCGCGGGCACGGCGGGTGGCGGGTGTGCTGCCGCTGCTGGACGCCGCCGAGCGGGCGCGGATCGCCGCGGCGCGTGAGGCGGGCGAGCTGAGGGGCGCGCAGGCCGCCGCGGGCGCGGCGGAACAGGCCGCGCAGGGGGCCGCCGCGACCCTGGAGGCCGCGCAGGCCGCCGAGGCCCGCATTCCCGACCTGGAGGCCCGCGCCGAGGCGCTGCGCGACGCCGAGAATGACGTGGCGAGACTGCGCCGCGCGGGCGGCAAGCCGGACGCCACGCACGCCCAGCCCCTCCCCTGGGACGAGGACGCGTTCCTCGCCGCCCGTGAGGGCGCGCAGCGTGCCGAGAAGGCCCGGCAGGAGCGGGTGCTCGTGCAGACCGAACGGGTCAGCCTGAAGGCCGCGCTGGACCGTTTCGCCAGTGAGGAACGCACGCAGGCGCAGGAGACGGCCGAGCAGGAGCGCGTGAAGCGCGAGGGGACCGACGCGAAGGCGGCGCTGGAGGCCGCGCAGGCCGCGCTGGACGCCGCGCGGCTGGAGGCTGGTCTGGCGTCGTACCGCGCGCACCTGCACGTCGGGGACGACTGCCCCCTGTGCGGGCAGACCGTGACGGTGCTGCCGGACGCGCCACGTGCCGATCTGGGCGCGCAGCAGGCGCAGGTGGAGGCCCTGACCCGCACGCTGGACGAGCGGCGCACGCGCTTCACGGACCTGCGCGCCGCGCTGAAGGCCCGGCAGGCCTGGCTGGACGAGAAACGCGCCGAGTACCGCAACTGGGACGAGCAACTGACCGCCCGCGAGACCGACCTGCGCGCCGCCGAAGGATTGGTGACGGGGGACCCGCAGTCGGACATGGCCCGGCTGCTGGCCGGACTGGCCGCCCGCGTCCGCGCCGCTGGACCCGATCCGGCCCGCGCGCGGCAGGCGGCCCTGGCTGAGATCACGGCCCTGCGAACCCGCGTGCAGGACGCCCAGGCCACCCTGGCCCGCGCGCAGGGCGACCTCGCCGCCGCCGGGGCGACCCTGCGGGGCGTGCAGGCCAACGCTGAACGCCGCGCGCAGGAAGCGCAGGACGCGCACGCCAGCCTGGACGCCGCCCTGCGCGACCTGAACCTGGACGCCGGGCAGGCCCGCGCCGCCGCCCTGCCCGAGAACGACATCGCCGCGCTGGAGACGGCCGCCCGCACCCACGAGGCGGACGTGGCGCAGCTCCGCTCGGCGCTGGCCGACCTGGACCGGCAGCTGGGCACCGCCCCGTTCGACCCGGCGCACCTCGCGCAGGTCACGCGGGACCTGACCGCCACCGACGCCGCCCTGACCGCCGCGCGCGAGCAGGCCGGGCGCCTCGCCGAGCAGGAACGGCAGCTGCGTGAGCGCCTGGAGCGCAAGGCGGACATCCACGCCCGCGCGCAGGCCGCGTCGCGCGCGCTGGACACCTGGCAGACCCTCACGAACAGCCTGAAAGCGAACGAGTTCCAGCAGTTCCTCCTCGCGGAGATCGAGGCGCAACTCCTGACCCGCGCGGGCATCCTCCTGCATGAGATCAGCGACGGCCGTTACCGCCTGGCGCTGCAGGACGGTGAGTACGTCGTGCAGGACCTCTGGAACGCCGGGGAGGTCCGCGGCGTGAAGACCCTGTCCGGCGGCGAGACGTTCCTCGCCTCCCTCTCCCTGGCGATCGCGCTGAGCGACTACCTCGCGGGGAACCGTGTGCTGGGCGCGCTGTTCCTCGACGAGGGCTTCGGCACGCTCGACCCGCAGGCGCTGGAGGCCGTCGCGAACGCCCTGGAGAACCTGCGCACGCAGGGCCGCATGGTGGGCGTCGTCACGCACGTCGAGAGCCTCAGCGAACGCCTTCCCAGCCGCCTGCTCGTCACCAAGAGCGTGGCGGGCAGCAGCGTGCAACGCTTCGACCTGTAA
- a CDS encoding Ig-like domain-containing protein, whose translation MTARTAALPTLAILTALLTACGGGSAPQPTYTLSVNVPANLKVGETTQLTYTVRNAQGDTVTGQSVTWTSSDPQMVSVNAAGQATARHLSLSRKKVTLTAKLASGASDSADLNTYGIDVTLGVHRDFLGGVDRVRLAASAIRFQRIDGTGVAANTSCTYTVPAGAVVPPVCVVPATLPTTSGFGYHPGASMVPGTYSVTLSLDGQTYTRSQSLDPANALPFVQNLKVTAGGTTLGATGTTDGSVKLADVYIYTDANTSYSTNRLAASGNLNVSGPIREAGSIAPGKYHTIVSTYATLPPNQQDVLPDTMSFTDTYGPDIVVP comes from the coding sequence ATGACTGCACGCACCGCTGCCCTGCCGACCCTTGCCATCCTGACCGCGCTGCTCACCGCCTGCGGCGGCGGCTCGGCCCCCCAGCCCACCTACACCCTGAGCGTGAACGTCCCCGCCAACCTGAAAGTCGGGGAGACCACCCAGCTCACGTACACCGTCAGGAACGCGCAGGGCGACACCGTCACCGGTCAGTCCGTCACCTGGACGAGCAGCGATCCGCAGATGGTCAGCGTGAACGCCGCGGGGCAGGCCACCGCCCGGCACCTGAGCCTGTCGCGCAAGAAGGTCACCCTGACCGCGAAACTCGCCAGTGGAGCCAGCGACAGCGCCGACCTGAACACGTACGGGATCGACGTGACGCTCGGCGTGCACCGCGACTTCCTGGGCGGCGTCGACCGCGTCCGCCTGGCGGCCAGTGCCATCCGCTTCCAGCGCATCGACGGGACCGGGGTGGCCGCGAACACCAGCTGCACCTACACCGTGCCCGCCGGGGCGGTCGTCCCGCCGGTCTGCGTCGTGCCGGCGACCCTGCCCACCACGTCCGGGTTCGGCTACCACCCCGGCGCGAGCATGGTGCCCGGCACGTACAGCGTGACCCTCAGCCTGGACGGACAGACGTACACCAGGAGCCAGTCCCTCGACCCGGCGAACGCCCTGCCGTTCGTGCAGAACCTGAAGGTCACCGCGGGCGGCACCACGCTGGGCGCGACCGGCACCACGGACGGGTCCGTGAAACTCGCCGACGTGTACATCTACACCGACGCGAACACCTCCTACTCGACCAACCGCCTGGCAGCCAGCGGCAACCTGAACGTCAGCGGACCCATCCGCGAGGCCGGGTCCATCGCGCCCGGCAAATACCACACGATCGTCAGCACATACGCCACGCTGCCCCCCAACCAGCAGGACGTGCTGCCGGACACCATGTCCTTCACGGACACGTACGGCCCCGACATCGTCGTCCCCTGA